In Parasegetibacter sp. NRK P23, a single genomic region encodes these proteins:
- a CDS encoding UDP-3-O-(3-hydroxymyristoyl)glucosamine N-acyltransferase — MKFPAPVSVQWLAEFLGAELIGNTNGMASGINEIHKVEEGDLVFVDHPKYYEKCIQSPASHIIINQRTDVPEGKSLLIVEQPFEAYLKIVQHFRPYVPQASSISDTAVVGEGSIVYPGVFLGHHVTIGKNCVLHPGVVIRDYCVLGDNVVVQSGTVIGSDAFYYNTKKDREVWYRRMESCGRVVIADFVEIGAGCTIDRGVTHDTVIGRGTKIDNQVHIGHDTVVGENCLFAAQVGIAGAATIGNGVILWGQVGVSKTLEIGDNAVVLAQSGIPSSLAGGKTYFGYPAEEAGMKKRELVWIKRIPAMWEKLK, encoded by the coding sequence ATGAAATTTCCCGCACCCGTTTCCGTTCAATGGCTCGCTGAATTTCTCGGCGCGGAACTGATCGGTAATACAAACGGAATGGCTTCCGGTATTAACGAGATCCACAAAGTAGAAGAAGGTGATCTTGTATTTGTGGACCATCCGAAGTACTATGAAAAATGTATTCAATCACCCGCTTCACATATCATCATCAACCAGCGCACCGATGTTCCCGAAGGCAAATCGTTGCTGATCGTTGAACAACCTTTTGAAGCGTACCTGAAGATCGTTCAACACTTTCGTCCTTATGTACCGCAGGCATCTTCCATCAGCGATACCGCGGTGGTAGGCGAAGGTTCCATCGTATATCCCGGTGTGTTCCTCGGGCACCATGTCACCATCGGAAAAAATTGCGTATTGCACCCCGGTGTGGTGATCCGCGACTATTGTGTACTGGGTGATAATGTAGTGGTGCAATCCGGCACCGTGATCGGCTCCGATGCGTTTTACTACAATACGAAAAAGGACCGCGAAGTATGGTACCGCCGCATGGAAAGTTGCGGGCGCGTAGTCATCGCCGACTTCGTGGAAATAGGCGCGGGCTGCACCATCGACCGGGGTGTTACACATGATACTGTGATTGGTCGCGGCACCAAGATCGACAACCAGGTACATATTGGCCACGATACTGTGGTGGGAGAGAATTGTTTGTTCGCCGCGCAAGTAGGTATCGCGGGAGCCGCAACCATTGGTAACGGCGTTATTTTATGGGGACAGGTTGGCGTAAGTAAAACACTGGAGATCGGCGACAATGCCGTAGTGCTCGCGCAAAGTGGTATTCCTTCCAGTTTAGCCGGAGGAAAAACCTATTTCGGATATCCTGCTGAAGAA
- a CDS encoding pseudouridine synthase → MQSIHRYFIVYKPFQVLTQFTAADGKSCLKDHFQVPKDVYPVGRLDYDSEGLLILTNDASLNERLLHPKHRHERTYYVQVEGNFTEEAKRQLEKGVSISINGKPHQTLPARVKLFDAPPPLPERNPPIRFRKNVPDSWIAVTLKEGKNRQVRKMTAAVGFPTLRLVRFSIGKLTLDNMQPGELVEMNQKELYDLLFEGKAGKRK, encoded by the coding sequence ATGCAAAGCATACACCGTTATTTTATCGTTTACAAGCCGTTCCAGGTACTAACACAGTTTACTGCCGCTGATGGGAAATCATGTCTGAAAGATCATTTCCAGGTTCCAAAAGATGTTTATCCGGTGGGAAGATTGGATTATGATAGTGAAGGTTTGCTTATCCTTACCAACGATGCTTCGCTCAACGAAAGATTACTGCATCCGAAGCACCGGCATGAACGTACCTATTACGTGCAGGTGGAAGGTAATTTTACGGAAGAAGCGAAGCGGCAACTGGAAAAAGGTGTGTCCATTTCAATCAATGGGAAGCCGCACCAAACACTTCCCGCGCGGGTAAAGTTATTCGATGCGCCGCCACCACTTCCGGAACGCAACCCGCCGATCCGTTTCAGAAAAAATGTTCCTGATAGCTGGATCGCGGTTACACTCAAAGAAGGAAAGAACAGGCAGGTGAGAAAGATGACCGCCGCGGTTGGTTTCCCCACTTTAAGGTTGGTGCGGTTCAGTATCGGAAAGCTGACGTTAGACAACATGCAGCCCGGTGAACTGGTGGAGATGAACCAGAAGGAATTGTATGATCTGTTGTTTGAAGGGAAGGCCGGTAAAAGAAAATAA
- a CDS encoding YicC/YloC family endoribonuclease, which yields MLKSMTGFGRAEQSVGDKTFLVDIKSLNGKQFDVQLKMPAFLKPFEFEIRNVLSTRLGRGSIDCTISLKQTGSAKPVTINTDLAKAYYQPVAALCAELNLDPSNILSTLLKLPEVITPTGDTLTPEEWESFRNIILSAIDDLNNHRLEEGKSLEEDLRLRISNIEKQQQEVILLEPRRQTRIREGLVKLLEDQVGKENYDQNRLEQELIFYIEKIDISEENVRLRNHCDYFKQILDEPEESKGKKLSFILQEIGREINTTGSKAYDSSIQKCVVMMKDELEKAKEQVLNVL from the coding sequence ATGCTCAAATCTATGACAGGCTTCGGAAGGGCGGAGCAATCCGTGGGAGATAAAACATTCCTGGTCGACATCAAATCGCTGAACGGAAAACAATTCGATGTTCAGCTTAAAATGCCCGCCTTCCTGAAACCCTTCGAATTTGAGATACGCAACGTGCTTTCCACCCGGCTCGGCAGGGGCAGCATCGATTGTACCATCAGCCTGAAACAAACCGGCAGCGCAAAGCCCGTTACCATCAATACCGACCTCGCCAAAGCCTATTACCAGCCCGTGGCCGCTTTGTGCGCGGAACTGAATCTCGATCCTTCCAATATCCTCAGCACACTGCTGAAGTTGCCCGAAGTGATCACACCTACCGGCGATACGCTTACGCCCGAAGAATGGGAAAGCTTCCGCAACATCATCCTCTCCGCTATCGACGACCTGAACAACCATCGCCTGGAAGAAGGTAAATCTTTGGAAGAAGACCTGCGCCTGCGCATCTCCAATATCGAAAAGCAGCAACAGGAAGTAATACTGCTGGAACCCCGTCGCCAGACCCGGATCCGCGAAGGACTGGTGAAGCTGCTCGAAGACCAGGTAGGCAAGGAGAACTACGATCAGAACCGCCTGGAGCAGGAACTGATCTTCTACATCGAAAAGATTGACATCAGCGAAGAGAACGTGCGCCTCCGCAACCACTGCGATTACTTCAAACAAATCCTGGATGAGCCCGAAGAATCCAAAGGAAAAAAACTCTCCTTCATTCTCCAGGAAATTGGTCGTGAGATCAATACCACCGGTTCCAAAGCCTACGATTCCTCCATCCAGAAATGTGTGGTGATGATGAAGGATGAACTCGAGAAAGCCAAGGAACAAGTGTTGAACGTTTTATAA
- a CDS encoding gliding motility lipoprotein GldH produces MKRFFPITFLLAVIFSACTTIGAYENNVAIPEHQWSSSFKPELNFNITDTAAFYNVFIVVRHMNAYEFNNLWIELQRNNGADSLPPQRLNLTLADNEGWNGSGMDDIFEHRLPITPEGGIKLKAGNHRFRIGHIMRKDPLPYIMNIGVRIEKVTP; encoded by the coding sequence TTGAAACGTTTCTTCCCCATAACCTTCCTGTTGGCGGTCATTTTTTCCGCCTGCACCACCATCGGCGCCTACGAGAACAACGTGGCCATTCCCGAACACCAATGGAGCAGTTCGTTCAAACCTGAATTGAACTTCAACATTACGGATACAGCCGCGTTCTACAATGTATTCATCGTGGTAAGGCATATGAACGCTTATGAGTTCAACAACCTCTGGATCGAACTCCAAAGGAACAATGGTGCCGATAGTCTGCCGCCGCAACGCCTCAACCTTACCCTCGCCGATAACGAAGGGTGGAACGGCTCCGGCATGGACGATATCTTCGAGCACCGCCTGCCCATTACGCCCGAAGGCGGCATCAAACTGAAAGCCGGCAACCACCGCTTCAGGATCGGACATATTATGCGGAAAGATCCATTGCCTTACATCATGAACATAGGGGTGCGCATTGAAAAAGTAACGCCATAA
- a CDS encoding sensor histidine kinase KdpD has product MLTDHNRKKLRTITRVYWFLLIYIITALVWWFISLMLQTAEMRRFQVTQLNATIDSTAVPEIYRRELAQIHSLERRSRAKYIGEGVTFLGIIILGSGFVYRAMRRQIRFQQQQQHFMMAVTHELKTPIAITRLNLETMIKHRLDEQKQQKLLQNTLQENERLNTLTNNILISSQLEGGGYRFSREQVPFSELLAHTMKEFANRFQGRQFSSDIAPDCILHGDSMLLQLLISNLVENAVKYSPKTSVVEVQLERVKNGWNFSVKDEGVGIAEEEKDKVFEKFYRVGNENTRTTKGTGLGLFLCRKIAADHGATISITANQPAGSIFTVNFQV; this is encoded by the coding sequence ATGCTGACCGATCACAACAGGAAAAAATTGCGCACCATTACAAGGGTGTACTGGTTCCTGCTGATCTATATCATTACCGCACTGGTGTGGTGGTTCATTTCCCTGATGCTGCAGACCGCTGAAATGCGCCGCTTCCAGGTAACGCAACTGAACGCGACCATCGACAGTACGGCCGTTCCCGAAATATACCGGCGCGAACTGGCGCAGATCCATTCACTCGAACGGCGCAGCCGGGCCAAATACATCGGCGAAGGGGTTACTTTTCTGGGCATCATCATCCTCGGCTCCGGTTTCGTATACAGGGCCATGCGCCGCCAGATCAGGTTCCAGCAGCAACAGCAACATTTTATGATGGCCGTTACGCATGAATTGAAAACGCCCATCGCCATTACCAGGCTGAACCTGGAAACGATGATTAAGCACCGCCTGGATGAACAGAAACAACAGAAACTGCTCCAGAACACGCTCCAGGAAAACGAAAGGCTGAACACACTTACCAATAACATTCTTATATCGTCTCAACTGGAAGGGGGCGGTTACCGCTTCAGCAGGGAACAGGTGCCTTTCTCCGAGCTGCTCGCGCATACCATGAAAGAATTCGCGAACAGGTTCCAGGGGCGGCAATTCAGTTCCGATATCGCCCCGGATTGTATCCTTCATGGCGATTCCATGCTGTTGCAGTTGCTGATCTCCAATCTCGTGGAGAACGCGGTGAAATACTCCCCCAAAACATCGGTGGTTGAGGTACAACTGGAACGGGTAAAAAACGGGTGGAACTTCTCCGTGAAAGATGAAGGGGTGGGCATAGCCGAAGAAGAAAAGGATAAGGTATTTGAGAAATTCTACCGGGTGGGCAATGAGAACACGCGCACCACAAAAGGCACGGGCTTGGGGCTTTTCCTTTGCAGAAAGATCGCTGCCGACCACGGGGCCACTATTTCCATTACCGCCAATCAACCGGCAGGCAGTATATTTACGGTGAACTTTCAAGTGTAA
- a CDS encoding response regulator transcription factor produces the protein MARPNYKASVLLVEDEEHLHETLRLNLELEGYEVTSAYDGSQAMKSIQQEYFDVIVLDIMLPEMDGISVTESVRLQNNDVPILILSAKNTPADKITGLKKGADDYLTKPFNLEELLLRVDKLISKNKRIQDRETVGDTYTFGSNKVDFKAQEATIKDGSVISLSKKEAMLLKLLVENKNEVVTREKILQTVWGYNVYPTTRTIDNFILNFRKYFEEDTRNPRYFHSVRGVGYKYTE, from the coding sequence ATGGCACGTCCCAATTATAAAGCATCGGTATTGTTGGTGGAAGATGAAGAACACCTGCACGAAACGCTTCGCCTTAACCTCGAACTGGAAGGCTATGAAGTAACTTCCGCCTACGATGGGTCGCAGGCCATGAAGTCGATCCAGCAGGAATATTTCGATGTGATCGTGCTCGACATCATGCTGCCCGAAATGGATGGGATCAGCGTTACGGAAAGTGTACGCCTGCAGAACAACGACGTGCCCATCCTCATCCTCAGCGCGAAAAATACCCCCGCCGATAAAATCACCGGTCTGAAAAAAGGCGCCGATGATTACCTCACCAAGCCCTTCAACCTTGAAGAACTGCTCCTCCGCGTGGACAAACTCATCAGCAAAAACAAGCGCATCCAGGACCGCGAAACAGTAGGGGATACCTACACTTTCGGTTCCAATAAAGTAGACTTCAAGGCCCAGGAAGCCACCATCAAAGATGGTTCCGTGATCTCACTCAGCAAGAAGGAAGCCATGCTCCTCAAACTGCTCGTGGAAAATAAAAACGAAGTGGTGACACGTGAAAAAATCCTGCAAACGGTATGGGGTTATAACGTATACCCCACCACCCGAACGATCGATAATTTCATTCTTAACTTCAGAAAGTATTTCGAAGAAGATACCCGCAATCCCCGTTATTTCCACTCCGTAAGAGGTGTCGGTTATAAGTACACTGAATAG
- a CDS encoding BatD family protein, which translates to MKTVKPIVIGAILHYRSLLVLCTLLCSFATTAQVKFETRVQSKKVGKEDPFRVEYIIENAESISSFQEPEFNGFTVLQGPSQGQSTSIMNGKVSQYVFVAYIIQAKKTGKFTIPGTYAVIGGKKIKSQNIEVEVFAGSTGRPPVTAVVPTPRPSWDDVRPNSKELYLKPGENAVDKIRGNLFVKADIDRSQCYVGEPIVATYKLYTRLQSESKVTKRPSLNGFSVYDMVDPESSHARTETLNGKDYNVYYIRKTQLYPLQPGKVTLEPVEVENKVLFYQNTEQQKPGRTMDDLVREFFNDVPMGEAEEHTLTLSSKPMEVNVLPLPEEHKPATFNGAVGQFTLKAALEADGIATGRSGTLVLTLEGAGNFPMITAPVVNWPASFDAFDPSAEENINKQEAPIAGTKRFKYVFTPSDTGRFTIPPVQFAYFDPKSKKYVTAETAALGVDVAMGPDYGKKAVSGIPTESNIDSSTIIKLLMGAALLLVLVLGYYAWNNKRKAAPVVQVKKATAAPVAPEPSLIPAPQPTATPIVPHDTSINWTPLEEMISSGDSKGFYQAMGNQVWQFFSQKLSLTGSERNKRTLVQKLTAAGVGSEETATATGILSDCEMALYTPVHSASDMQLMLASSKELVRVLSEKL; encoded by the coding sequence ATGAAGACTGTAAAACCTATCGTTATCGGAGCAATATTACACTACCGTTCTTTACTGGTCCTGTGCACCCTGCTGTGTTCGTTCGCAACCACGGCCCAGGTGAAATTTGAAACAAGGGTCCAAAGCAAGAAAGTCGGCAAGGAAGACCCTTTCCGGGTAGAATACATTATTGAGAACGCTGAATCCATCAGCAGCTTTCAGGAGCCGGAATTCAACGGCTTCACCGTATTGCAGGGTCCCTCTCAGGGACAATCCACCAGCATCATGAACGGGAAGGTGTCTCAGTATGTTTTCGTGGCCTATATTATCCAGGCAAAAAAGACGGGTAAGTTCACCATCCCGGGTACGTATGCCGTTATTGGCGGGAAGAAGATAAAATCACAGAACATTGAGGTAGAAGTATTCGCGGGCAGTACCGGGAGACCACCCGTTACCGCTGTGGTGCCCACCCCGCGCCCTTCCTGGGATGATGTAAGGCCCAACAGCAAAGAACTTTATCTTAAACCCGGAGAGAACGCGGTGGACAAGATCCGCGGGAACCTCTTCGTGAAGGCAGATATCGACAGGAGCCAGTGTTATGTGGGAGAACCCATTGTAGCTACGTACAAATTGTATACAAGACTCCAGTCGGAGTCGAAAGTGACCAAACGCCCGTCGTTGAACGGCTTTAGCGTGTATGATATGGTGGACCCGGAATCGTCCCACGCCAGAACGGAAACACTGAACGGGAAAGACTACAATGTTTATTATATCCGCAAAACACAGCTTTATCCGTTACAGCCTGGCAAGGTAACACTGGAACCTGTAGAAGTGGAGAACAAAGTACTCTTCTATCAAAACACAGAACAGCAAAAACCAGGAAGAACTATGGACGACCTGGTACGGGAATTCTTCAACGATGTACCCATGGGTGAAGCGGAAGAACATACCCTCACGCTGAGCAGCAAGCCCATGGAGGTGAATGTGCTTCCGTTGCCGGAAGAGCATAAGCCAGCCACTTTTAACGGAGCCGTGGGACAGTTTACATTGAAAGCAGCGCTGGAAGCAGATGGCATTGCAACAGGAAGATCTGGCACACTGGTGCTCACCCTGGAAGGCGCGGGCAATTTTCCCATGATCACCGCTCCGGTAGTGAACTGGCCAGCTTCTTTCGACGCATTCGATCCATCTGCGGAAGAAAACATCAATAAGCAGGAAGCCCCCATTGCAGGAACCAAACGGTTCAAATATGTTTTCACACCTTCCGATACCGGACGCTTTACCATACCACCCGTTCAGTTCGCTTACTTCGACCCCAAAAGCAAAAAATATGTTACCGCAGAAACCGCAGCGCTGGGCGTAGATGTAGCCATGGGTCCAGATTATGGGAAAAAAGCTGTGAGCGGCATTCCAACCGAAAGCAATATTGACAGTAGTACCATCATTAAGCTACTGATGGGCGCAGCCCTCCTTCTCGTGCTTGTGCTCGGTTATTACGCCTGGAACAATAAAAGAAAAGCTGCACCAGTTGTGCAGGTCAAAAAAGCAACTGCTGCTCCTGTCGCGCCCGAACCCTCACTCATACCAGCACCGCAACCAACGGCAACACCAATTGTACCACACGACACTTCCATCAACTGGACACCTTTGGAAGAAATGATTTCCTCCGGCGACAGCAAAGGTTTTTACCAGGCCATGGGCAACCAGGTATGGCAGTTCTTCTCACAAAAATTATCCCTAACAGGCAGTGAACGCAACAAGAGGACTTTGGTGCAAAAGCTTACTGCCGCAGGTGTGGGCTCTGAAGAAACGGCCACGGCAACAGGTATCCTCAGCGATTGCGAAATGGCGCTTTATACACCGGTACATTCGGCATCGGACATGCAGTTGATGCTGGCGAGTTCAAAGGAACTGGTTAGGGTGTTGTCGGAAAAGCTGTAG
- a CDS encoding SDR family oxidoreductase — protein sequence MSQTPTILITGASKGFGYAIAEAFAKQGYNLLLSSRSDLALYKAMETLITKFPNNEIRGKHFDLGTKDGVTGLAAWVKETGIVPDILVNNAGVFLPGSVHNEPEDTLETMLNVNLFSAYHLTRALIGDMMQRGSGHIFNMCSIASLNAYSNGGAYSISKFALLGFSKNLREEMKPYGIKVTHVIPGAAFTASWEGSGINPQRIMEAADIAQMMVAAAALSPQACVEEIVLRPQLGDL from the coding sequence ATGTCCCAAACTCCCACCATACTTATTACCGGCGCTTCCAAAGGATTCGGTTACGCCATCGCAGAAGCATTCGCAAAACAAGGTTACAACCTGCTCCTCAGTTCCCGGTCAGACCTGGCGCTGTACAAGGCCATGGAAACGCTGATTACAAAATTTCCCAACAACGAGATCAGGGGAAAACATTTTGACCTCGGCACAAAAGACGGTGTAACCGGACTGGCTGCATGGGTGAAAGAAACAGGGATTGTACCAGATATTCTCGTGAACAACGCGGGTGTTTTTCTGCCAGGAAGCGTCCACAACGAACCGGAAGATACATTAGAGACTATGCTGAACGTGAACCTCTTCAGCGCATACCATTTAACCCGGGCCCTGATTGGCGATATGATGCAAAGGGGCAGCGGACACATCTTCAATATGTGTTCTATCGCTTCCCTCAACGCATACAGCAACGGCGGGGCATACAGTATTTCCAAGTTCGCTTTACTGGGTTTCTCCAAAAATCTCCGGGAAGAAATGAAACCGTATGGCATAAAAGTGACCCATGTGATACCCGGCGCAGCTTTCACGGCATCCTGGGAAGGATCGGGTATTAACCCCCAACGCATCATGGAAGCCGCCGACATCGCGCAGATGATGGTAGCCGCCGCGGCCCTCTCCCCGCAGGCCTGTGTGGAAGAAATTGTACTAAGGCCCCAACTCGGGGATCTGTGA